The genomic segment GGCATCCACTCGAGGGATCCGCACGTTTAGCTGCAGAAGTATCGGATAAACCTGTTATTAATGCGGGAGATGGCGCAAATCAGCATCCTACGCAAGCTTTAGCCGATTTATTCACATTACAAGAAGCCCAAGGAAATTTGGAAGGATTATCGATTGCATTGGTAGGAGATTTAAAATACGGCCGTGCCGTACATTCTTTAGTACAACTATGTGCGTTGTTTAACATGAGATTATTTTTGATTGCACCCTCGTTACTGGCGTTGCCAGAAGTAATTTGCGATGAACTAAAACATAAAGGTATTCGCTTTTCTTTTCATGCAAGTCTAGATGAAGTGATTTCTAAAATTGATATTTTATATATGACTAGGTTACAGCAAGAAAGATTTCCGCAATCAGAACACCGGCTGTTTGAAAATCAATATGTTCTGACGCCAGAAAAGTTAAAAAAAGTTAAAACTAATTTAAATATTTTACATCCTTTGCCGCGCGGACGCGAGATTGATAAAGCCGTTGATGAAACACCTTATGCTTTATATTTTAAGCAAGTAGTCAATGCAATTTATATCAGACAAGCGATTTTATCGTTATTACTTGATAAGTTAACGCTCTAAATATTTTTTTTGGATTAAACTTATGATCAAAACACGTTCGGTTTCTGCAATTGATAATGGTATTGTTATCGATCATATTCCAGCAGGCCAAGCACTTAAAATTATGCGTTTGTTGCATGTGATTAATAGTAAACAGCGTGTCACATTAGGATTAAATTTGCGAAGTACATCTTTAAAACTCAAAGATTTAATCAAAATTGAAAATCGATTACTTAATTCTCGGGAAATTGAACATATTGCGATCCTTGCTCCGGGTGCCACGATTAATCGAATTGAAAATTTTAAAGTTAGCGAAAAGATTAATTGCGAATTACCCAAAACTATACGTGATATATTAGTGTGTCCTAATCACAACTGTATCAATCATATTGAGTCAAAAGGATATTTTAAATTAGAAGGATCTCCAAATCAGTTAAAACTGTATTGTTT from the Rickettsiella endosymbiont of Aleochara curtula genome contains:
- the pyrI gene encoding aspartate carbamoyltransferase regulatory subunit, translating into MIKTRSVSAIDNGIVIDHIPAGQALKIMRLLHVINSKQRVTLGLNLRSTSLKLKDLIKIENRLLNSREIEHIAILAPGATINRIENFKVSEKINCELPKTIRDILVCPNHNCINHIESKGYFKLEGSPNQLKLYCFYCEKPFERDQVEEIYL
- the pyrB gene encoding aspartate carbamoyltransferase, translating into MMSKVLGKNIISIRDLSVVEVNSILNLAKKFKKSSPKKYLLDKIIAHCFFEPSTRTRLSFEIATLRLGGQVIGFSGSENTSIKKGEDLQDTIKTVSCYADLIIIRHPLEGSARLAAEVSDKPVINAGDGANQHPTQALADLFTLQEAQGNLEGLSIALVGDLKYGRAVHSLVQLCALFNMRLFLIAPSLLALPEVICDELKHKGIRFSFHASLDEVISKIDILYMTRLQQERFPQSEHRLFENQYVLTPEKLKKVKTNLNILHPLPRGREIDKAVDETPYALYFKQVVNAIYIRQAILSLLLDKLTL